Part of the Oncorhynchus tshawytscha isolate Ot180627B linkage group LG07, Otsh_v2.0, whole genome shotgun sequence genome, CTGGATAGACTTCACCCTGCTATGTCATGGCtgcatttgatttaaaaaatgacacATTTGTTGCAGGAGACACTCTTATTGTTGAGGAGGAGAAGAACAAGATGAAGACCCAGACCACAAATTTAGCTGTAACCAAGGGACCCCGTCTGGAGTTTCCCCCGGTGCTGGCCAGACGGGTCGTTCCAGCAGACAACTCCTGCCTGTTCACCAGTGTCTCCTACGTGGTAGAGGGAGGGGTATACGACCCAGCTTGTGCCCCCGAGATGCGAGGCCTCATCACCCAGATTGTGTCCAGCAACCCCATGGCTTACTCTGAGGCGGTGTTGGGAAAGACCAACGAGGAGTACTGCACCTGGATCAGACGTGACGACACCTGGGGTGGAGCCATCGAGGTGTCCATCCTGTCTAAGTTCCACCAATGTGAGATCTGTGTAGTGGACACGCAGACTGTGCGTGTGGATCGATTTGGTGAGGACGCTGGCTACCACAAACGCGTGCTGCTCATCTACGACGGCATCCACTACGACCCACTGCAAAAGGAGACGCCCGGCTCCGACGCTCCACCCCAGACCATCTTCTCCACCACAGACGACATCATCCTGGCCCAGGCCCTGGAGCTGGCGGATGAGGCGCGAAGGAAGCGGCAGTTTACGGACGTCAACCGCTTTGCCCTGCGCTGCCTGGTGTGTCAGACAGGCCTAGTAGGACAGAAGGAGGCCCGGGAACATGCCAAGGAGACGGGCCATGCCAACTTTGGAGAGGTGTGAGTCAGAGCACTTCCTCACAACCACCACAAACCCCCATATCTTACAACGCTGTGTGTCTGTATGATCCTCTACCTCACTTGATCCAGCATCAGACACTGTGTTCAGTCTTATCCGTTCAGTATTACAACTACAGCTGTCAGCTCACAGGTTACTTTACTGCAAGGTTATGAGCTCATGAAAAATATTCTGTACAATTGTTTTGGGGACATTTTTAGTCTCACCCAATACACAGTGGGTGATTGTTCGTTGAAGTGTTGTTGCTCAGCAATGTAGCATGTGTTCAGTTTGTCGACACTAATGGAGCAGAAAGCTTTCTTAACAGAACTGGAGATGCCTGAAAATGCCTTACTTTGACAGTTGACTTGTGGCATAAAAGGTTTAGTATGGCTAGACTCTTCAGTACTACCACAGAAAACAGAAATATTTTTCTGGGGCCATTGTGGCATGATACACGTTTGGTTTTACACATCAATAACAATATTCATTTAAAAGGTTTTGTTTGTAGATGcctcaccagtacttgaaaaaaGTGAAAACGGCAAAAGATCAAATATAAACCCAGTTACTTGGTAGAAAAGGTGTTCTTTCATTGTTTTACAGTGGCAATGTTTTTAATATTAGATAATAACGGAGTTTAGCTAGATTCCTTATAGGTCAATACAACCCTAAATTCTTCAATGGTGCTGTGACAAGCTTATTTTCCAAATGTAGGCTATTGCTGAATTAGTTATTTTATACAGTGTGAGGTGTCTGCATCTTGGTGTGAAACGTAAATATTTAATGCAATTATTATTATGCCATGGCACTCTGCCATTAAAAGGCCTTGGCATCACCTATAGTGAGattggtttttctttatttttttgtgtattttataTGGTGTAATTCTTTTTAATGAACATAACCTTTGAATTGTTGTATTTTGGAGCTTTTAATCTTGAAATTGATAGATGAATAGACTTTATGATGTATAATGTAAATCTACGGGATGAATCCTCTTACATTTGCAGTTCAGGTACTGTCTACACTATGCTTTGCATCTCAACATTCACTTCATGATCGAGTTTTTTGTTTTTATCCCCCATTACCCTCACTCATATTGTTGGACTATTGTGAGGACCACCAATTGTTGTCATGTTGATCTATGTATGTTAAATCTAAAtgcatgtcagaggaagaccGACTCTTTATTATACTTTCACCAATTAAAGCCACCACAGCCTTGCTCTTGCCTGGAAACCCGATGTTTGAGTTGCATTGAATTCTACGTTGGGCAGAAATGACTGTTTTAATCAGGAATATTTCTTCCCACGACCTCTAccagccagaatgttgaataaaattatatttttacATACTTTACTGGTTGTCCATGCGGTTGGTCCTTTTGACGGTAGGAATGTGAGACTATATTCCACAGTATAATTACATAAACTTTTCAAAGCACTGGTAGTGGGTTCAGATATCTATCACCTGAAGCATGCGCACAAAATAAAAATGCATGTACAAGATGCATGCATACTTGCCAAGCTCATGCATGTGTTTACATGGTTCTGTGCATGCTTCAGGTGATAGATATCTGAACCCACTACCAGTGCTTTGGAAAGCTTATGTAATAATACAGTCCTGTGGATATATATTGTCTCACATTCCTACCACCAAAGAACAAATCGCACTGACAACCGGTAAAGTACGTTAAAATatcattttattcaacattctggcttgtagatGTCGTGAGAGGAAACTTTCCTGATTCAAATGCTCATTTTTGCCTGACGTAGAATTCATTGCAATTCAATGTTGGGTTTCTTGGCAACCCTTGCTATTGAAACGGAGTGTAGAAGATGTTGATATAGATAATTGAACCCTTTAAACATGAATTCTGACTTTTCTTCAAGTGGTTGGCTAATGTTACTGGCAAAAAGATTCATCCCATTATTTTTGTTGGCAGAGACCAGTGTAATGGTGAAATGCTGGTGATTTGGGTTTTTTCCCCCATCAGACTACTAATACAGTCTAAAAGCTCTCACACATCTATTCCCATTTTTCTAAacaaattttttttaaattagcttTTGTCAGCTGGTCATAAACCGATACCAAAGTGTCCCTTTCAGAAAACTTGTGACTTGTTATTTATAGAAAATGTATCAGCACTAGAAATCTTGTCTTACAATGAAATACTCTGGGTCAGGGCCGAGTTTGTGTGGTAGCCTATACTGCCCTACAAAGGCAAAATGCAGTA contains:
- the LOC112254465 gene encoding ubiquitin thioesterase OTU1 — its product is MLRLRCKTKNGSHIMQGLTHQSSVQELKSKVEELTGIPCDVQKIMVGYPPSSLDLRNGDAHLRDYPIKSGDTLIVEEEKNKMKTQTTNLAVTKGPRLEFPPVLARRVVPADNSCLFTSVSYVVEGGVYDPACAPEMRGLITQIVSSNPMAYSEAVLGKTNEEYCTWIRRDDTWGGAIEVSILSKFHQCEICVVDTQTVRVDRFGEDAGYHKRVLLIYDGIHYDPLQKETPGSDAPPQTIFSTTDDIILAQALELADEARRKRQFTDVNRFALRCLVCQTGLVGQKEAREHAKETGHANFGEV